Within Scomber japonicus isolate fScoJap1 chromosome 1, fScoJap1.pri, whole genome shotgun sequence, the genomic segment TCTGTAAAATGTCTTCTAACTAAACGATCCATAAGCCACCTCAGGGCCAGATTACAGTGACTAGTGAAGgttcaaaaacatttttgatgacTATTTAATAATCAGGCTCAATATCAGTTAAAAGCTATGGCCCAGGTGAGTCAGtgctgtgtttttactgctgtttttattttgtttattacagTGAAAATCTGGCTTGTCActtttagtttaaatgtgatatcTCTGTTAGTTTATGGTTAAATCCATGTTCCATCTTTTCAGGTGTACAAGGCCACAGGAGAGGAATTCCTCAAGATTGCTGGAGGtcagatttcagatttttttccccactgtaTGCATTAGTCATTGTGAACAACTTTCTGTTAGTATGTGGCaccatttgtatttattttattttatttctgaggaaaaacaaaacctttcCACATCTGTAAAAGAGCAGCTCTTTAATGACTGGATTTATTTATGgcctggctctctctctcctattaCCTGTGTCTTTGCCTCATCCAATCAACTCTCCAGCGGCTTATCTTAGACTAATGAAAGACGCTTTGTGAGAAGCTTCCCCCGCTGCCCCCCGTCCCTTACCTTAGCTTCTTGTCCCTAGCCCAACCCTCTGAGGCCAGTTGGAGAGAGATTTTACTCTTGGCTAACAGGAGTTCACCTGTTCAGTTCAGCCTCAAGCTCCTCTCCCCTGTGGGAGAGGGGGCTGATGGCTGGTGAAAGGGCCGGCTCATTGCTGATACAAAAGGGGTGTGAAGACACAAAGGCAGGGCACAGGGCCTCTGGACCATAGACCAGCAGCTGGCAGTTAAACAGAACAGAGATAACTGACAAAGAAATACAGTCACTCATAGAAGATAACTTACAGCGGCTGCCAGTTTGACTGTGGACTTTACTCCGATGAGTTAAGATCAATACAGATTGACAGCACATTGGACTTTAAGCAAATAGTGCAAGCAGGCAAGACATAGCTACATATTGAGAGAAATAATAGCAGTTCATAGTAAAAATGTTAACACAATATGCACcaaagaaaggaagacagagtTCATAAtctacattttttgttttaatttgagaATTTGTTTGACCTTTTAACATTCAATACAGATAATCAGTATACCCTGAATGTCTTGTTTAGTAgtggaagaaacagagaaactAATTAATCATAGTTCTGTTCAGATAAAGATTATTGCTGGTTAGTCTGTAACATGCCTGGGCTGTAACATTCAAACAATGAGCCACTTTATATGAACAGTATTGTTTATTCCGTTCACCAAAATCACAAGCAAATCTTGTGATCAGTAATCAAACTGCAATACAATATCTGGCTGGAGATGTAGTTTAATTTGCTTTATCAACTGAATACTTTCTACATACAAAAATGAAGTTGAAATAAAACTGCACTGAGCCTGACACTGTTGAGCAAGGACAAAGTGTGAGATGGAAGACTTTTTGCTTTTACAGCCCCTGTTTGCATGGTCATGAAGGGTTATATCCTCTCAGTTTTTGCAAGTCAAACCTCAAATGGATTTGTCTTGAACTATGGTAGTTTAAAGAGAAAGTGGTTCAGGTGATCAGTCCTGTGCACATACCATTGCGCAAAGCCATTGTTACAAATTGGTTACAAACCAGCCTGTATGAACACTTTTTGCTGCAGTCTGCCACTCTGTTGCCTAACCACTCGATGGTGATACTATAACAATTATGACTAGGTTCACATGGTACTTTTTACAGAAGATGGAAGTGGTTACATCTTGCAATGGtttgtaaaataatgaaacCTGCTCTAGTGTTTCATCAGGTTATTTGTTTGTAATATCTGGTTACAGTTCCTCATTAGATTTTCCTGTAAATATAACTATTTCATGATAAATACAGATGAAATACTAGAAGAATAGATATATTCCTGAGGGAGAATGTTATACATATTGCTCACTTCACTCCAGTCCAAACTGACGAGCAACACTGGGATTGTCTTATTTGCTCAGTAGCTGATGCCAGGTGTTTGACCTTTGCTGTCTTCTGACACCAGGTACATCCAATGAGGTGGCCCAGTTCCTGTCCAAAGAGAACCAGGTGATTGTCCGTATGCGAGGATTGCCATTCACCGCCACACACCAAGAAGTGCTGGCCTTCCTCGGTCCTGAGAGTCCAGTCACAGATGGTGCAGAGGGTCTGCTATTTGTCAAGTACCCTGATGGACGTCCTACTGGCGATGCCTTTGTGCTCTTTTCTTGTGAAGAGTACGCCCAGAACGCCCTGAAGAGGCACAAGCAGATCCTGGGGAAGCGGTATATCGAGCTGTTTCGGAGTACTGCGGCTGAGGTGCAACAGGTAAAGGTTTTAACTGGCTGGACTGAAAAACAACCACGGATTTCAACAAAAGTGGTCTACTATTCAAAATGGATGTCCTGTAAGAAAGCTAGAGGCTGTGGATGCGGATTGTGGAGCAGGCAGTagtccttttaaataaaataattgactTTAACCCCCTATGTTTGGCAGCACTAAGTGTCCTGAGAAAGCTGAGTGCTTGATAGCTGATGCTTTGCTCAGGCAACAACAAATTCCTCCTTCAGGGGTCAATAAATGACAGGACAGTTATGTAGATTGGGTACATATAGTCGTGTGTGTTCTTGCCTGTTTCAAAAGAACATTGAgacttattaaaaaaaggaggggaaattGTGGTTTCTAtttgagacacaaacacacatgcccATGTTTTTCTTAGTACTTTTTGTTGCGAAACAAACTAATcactataaaaatgtaatttatttattaattttttttgcaATTAAGGACCTTGAGAAAGACACAGCCATCATTGGTAACTCAAAAAGGTTCCTTTTTTATATGTGACAAAAATCAACATTGGCCACATTTGAGGTCCACAGCCTCTGCTTCCCCTGCCAGAAACATTTCCCAAGAACTGATGTCATGACAACATAGAGAAGTAAGCAAACACGGTATAAGAAATGTGtgacaaaacattatttcacaatgtatacatttttaatcatcCTTGAAAACTGCTCTAaacttgttttccttttcatttgatCTTGTAGAAATGATTCAGTAACTGCAGCCATTACTGACACTGCAAAAATTGAGGTTTCATGTGTAGTTTGGTGCCAAATAAACTTTGTTGACCATGTCTCATTAGAAGGTTGGACTGTAGTGtgtaaaaattacaaaaactaACCGTAATATTTTTAGGTTCATCATTGCCATTCCTCTTTTGTGTTTGCCAGGTCCTGAACCGCTATATGTCCACCCCACTGATCTCCACGCTGCCCCCTTCACCCATCGTGCCTGTCCCTGTCCTtgcctctccttccttcctttcatcagCCAGCAGCACTCGTGACTGTGTCCGCCTCCGTGGTCTACCTTACACCGCCGGCATTGAAGATATCCTGGAGTTCATGGGAGAGCACACTGTTGACATCAAACCCCATGGAGTCCACATGGTCCTCAACCAACAGGTCAGACTGGTGGAACACACGCGTACATGTGAAGCTGCAGCTtttaaaactaaacatggtAGAACAGAAAAAACCTCAACTCTGGGAGTGTTTGAGGTTAATCTGCTGTATGATTCCTGTTGTCCAAATATAGCAAAAATGTGAATGCAACATTTATGAAACGAAACGAAAATTGGATACACAACCAAGACTAAGACCAGATCAGATTTTTTGCAAAGAGCTCAGTTTGGGATTGTATgataaatacaaacataataATGTGATAATCAGTGTTTACTAGCTATTGACCAGGGTTatcctcttcttttttaaatcaaatactAAATGTTGTGTTAATCccattgttaaaatgttttaattaattatgcattaattatatatatataagtatttaATATCTCTATCTTTGACAGATTTTGTTAGAATATAACTTGATATCGCCACATATTTTACAGTGATAATGTCAgagaaatgtatttgtttttaactgttttctTCGTCTTCTCTCTGCAGGGTAGACCCTCCGGTGATGCCTTCATCCAGATGAAATCACCCGACAGGGCATTTATGGTGTCCCAGAAGTGCCATAAAAAGACAATGAAGGACCGTTACGTGGAGGTGTTCCAGTGTTCCACAGAGGAGATGAGCATCGTTCTGATGGGAGGAACTCTGAACCGCAGCGGACTCTCCCCTCCGCCCTGCAAACTTCCCTGTAAGTTAATAAAGTCACCATCTTTTGATTATGCTGATAATTGAAACAAATCAGTGTTCAAATCacagtgttttttaatctgttggGACACAGAAATGTTACCTgatcagagttttttttttttttgttttaatggggGAGGCATTTTAAGCCTTCATTACAGTGTCAGAAGAGAGTGTAGAcgggaaataaagagagagagaaacaggataTGACATGTGACAGaggaataaacaaacaaagtatAAAGCCGTTACTCTTCTTCTGAAACAAGGATGACAGTTTCAACTGGACTAAATGCAACTCACACTCTGTACTTTGCTCCGTGTGACTCATATCTGCCTTTAGTGCTGGAGATTAGATTGGCAGCAATGAGACAGcactttcattttttacttttctgtgtttttcttcataatAGTCACTGATCAACTTCTCGTTTCACTTTAGACCCATGAAATAGTTGTctgagaaatgtgtttatgattTATCACATGTATCTTCATTAGAATTAGAGTAAACGTTAAAAAAATCACCCTGACTAACCTGGAAACAGTATAAAGTCAGCAGTGTTATGTGTCACTGTGTTCCCTGGTTAGTGCTGAGGGTGACTACAGTCGCCCATAGCATCAAGCTGATAGTGGCTGTTTGTATGTAAATACATCTGTActgtcatgtgtttgtttacattgtAAATATGACAGCCTGAAGGCCACAGTGAGCTTAGTAAATTATCTGACTGCCATGTGGAAgcttttttttagacttttaagttgaatgtgttgtttaAAGGAAAAATCTGTAGGTTTTTGCTTTTGGTTGAGACATAAGTGGTGTGTTTAACCACTCCATCAAAATCACCTGTtttggttttagtttttattaccTGGACTCTTTCTTGTACTAAATGTCCATTAAATCTTCTAGAAATACTTTACAAGAGAACACATTGTACATGTTGAAATTGCCATGCTGCATGTTTAAGCTATTCATATCAGTCCTAATAGACTTCACAGCTGGTAGGACGCCACTTGTGCTGTTAACAGGCATGTAAATTACTAAATTTTGTCTAAATGTCTGTCTCCTTCTGTAGGTCTGTCCCCCCCAACAGCCTACACTGCCTTCCCCACCCCACCTGCCCTTCTCTCAGAGGCTGCCCTCTACCAGCCCCCCCTGCTGGCTGCTCCAAGACCTCATCAAACCACCACGCACAGCCCCGCTCACGCTCTGGCTTATTACCCCCCTCAGCCACATCTGtatatgaacatgaacatgaactaCACCGCTTATTACCCCAGGTTAGTGCCTCAGCAGCcacagctcagtggaaaagaaATACGACACACAAGTGACACGTTTGCTTTGGCTGTTCCTCCCCTTCATTCACCTTGGCTCTCTTGTTCTCTcactcttcatctcctctgtctGCTATCCTCTCCCTCCAGCCCCCCAGTTTCTCCCTCCACAGTTAGCTACTTCGCAGCTCCACCTGGAGCAGTAGCTGCAGCAGTGGCAGCTCAGCCCCACCCTGCTGCAGCCGCCTCTCCTGTGCTGCCCCAGCCTGGTGCCCTGGTCAGGATGCAGGGCCTGCCTTATAATACTGGAGTCAAGGACATCCTCAGCTTCTTCCAGGGATACCAGGTCAGTACTTCTGAAGATCTAGAAGATGCCATGTATCAGTTAATAGATGTTTGCAGGGATGAAGCCGTCACCCAAAGCCTTTATATCACCCACttgataatgtaaatgtatttaaatgctGACCAAGTTAACCAATGTCAgtgttttaatcatattttgtTGATTGTGAATTCTTCCCACAGTCTGCTACTCCACATGAAGTGGAAGatttatagtaaaaaaaacaaaaacactgaaccAGTGATGCTTTTTATTGCTGAATCATACCACAGCAGTATTCAATTAAGAGACATGTGGGCACTTGTCGCCccaccccctctccctccccctcatatgttttttgttttttgctgccAGGCCAAATTAGGTGGAGCCCTCTGAAGCAGGTATGAACCCTGacaggtgtgacttcagatgagGAGGGAAATGAAAAGGGGTGGGGTTTGAGGTGGAGGGGTTGTGTTGTTTGCACAGAGTTTGGGTTCTGCTTTTGGTCTTTATGGCTCATAACATTTAGTACTGCTACAATCCATATattatgaagtgtgtgtgtgtgtgtgtgtgtgtgtctaagacAGTGAGAAAACTTTACTTTAGGGCATAGCCAGCATCAAATTCACACCAaactggaggtgtgtgtgtgtgtgtgtgtgtgtgtgtgtgtgtgtgtgtccacgtcTGACTGCTGGCTGAACTACAGTAATTATATCCTTAATGGAGTGAGTGTGTTTCCTGGCTGCAGTAGGGTCTCTCACACTGTCCCTGGGTGAGAAAAGAATTCCCACAGCAGCACTGGTGTCCTCTAACCTTACAGTCCCACACTTAATCAGTCTGCCTGACTCCTTTCCCCCGCAACAAGAAGGTTGTCACAATCAGTATGCTGTCATTTGCTAATGATTTAAACAGAATAATGAAAACgtaacataaaataatgatagtAGCAAAAATATCAATGATAATTACAGAATATATTACATCAATAAGGGACACggtgaagaaaaggaaaaatacaagaggtaaaaagaaaggggggaaaaaagtaaataataatgatggagAGTTAGTGGTGTTAGTCAGTGGGACACTCTACCATAAGGACTATGTAGAGGTTGCATCTCACAATATGTATgcactctctgtgtgtgtgtgtgtgtgtgtgtgtgtgagtgtgtgtcattGGCTTGGTGCATCAGTGAGAGTGTAAACTTCTGCATCTAATAATGTGTACTGACCTGTGTAAATCATCGTGGAGGCTCCCACCCCTGACTGTCCGTTCATTATCATGCTGTCTGTAGTATGCCCCTGATGAGTACAGCGGTGTGGTTCAGATGAACGAACAGGCCAGGAGTCTGATTCAGCCCAAAGAATGGCTTTGTCTTTAGGGACTCACACCAAGGTAAGAAGAGCCTCCAGACCAGAGAACCAGAATGGTCAGAAAGGGCATTTCCTGGACTATCATTAGGTTGTTTAGGCCAATGAACTGCTGAGTTGGTGTTTTGCAGGTCAAGATGTCTAGAAGTCAAGCTTAAATTTGGGCTAAATTTGATCAAAGgctgaaaacatttcaaaatgtttagttatatttaaaaatcatttaatgaCTATTTAATAGTTTGGGGATGTACTCTATATCAATGATATTTTAACGTTCAAATCACCAGCACAGTGTTTACTGCCTGACTAGTCAGTTACCAAATCTCAGAAGTTTTGCCAAGAAAACTTTTTCATTTGGTTATTACATATGTATGTGTTGCAATCTACACATTACAGAAACATTGTAGTTTTCTAAATATGTCcagcataaaaatgaaatttCACAGATTATTGTGTCCACTATGGCCAATTTGTGGGTCTCAAATTGCCACTGCAGTGGAGAAATATTTCTCTTATGAGAACCTAGCACTGTAACATGACCCGTCATCAAACAGGCCCAATCTGAACAGGAATGCCCATTCTAGCCATTGCGGTTCTGAGCTCCTGATCCGGCATGTCAGCCTGCCTGCTTCCCAGCCGGGTCTGCCTCATGCACTTCATCAGTCTGTCTCTCCTGGTAGGACTGATATGAGTGCTGATTCTGGATTCCTGACCGACACTTTAAATATGGTGCACGCAGAATGAATGATATATCAGAGACACTTACTATTAATGTGTAGTTATTTCAGTCCTGTGAAATGACGTGAttatcagttcagttcagttttactCCTTTCACAACAACGCCCACCTGCAGATCATTTGCTgtaataaaaggaaaaatgcaATGATCCAGGTCATAGTTAAAGTGTATATGTAAAGATTTGTAATATTAGGAAGATGTCATTAATAGATGTCTGTGTACGGACATCTATTAATGACATATGATCAACAGCAGGGTCAAATCATCATCCTGTGGAGGGCTCACAGTCTGTGGGTTTTTCCTTCAAACAAGAAACAGTGTACATGATTTCACTGCCTAAACTTGCACTTGAGGAGGAATTAAACAGTTAATTCACTCAGGTGTCCTGGTTGGAATGAGAGCCTGCAGACTGCTGACACATGACAACCCATCCCTGATCTACAGCGATGGTGAAAACTATATGTCTGCTTGTCTCCAGACAGAACTGAGACCTTCACAAACCACTTTTGTCTAGTGGTATacaacttattattatttaatatattcatCGTCAATTACAAAATTTAGTATGATGCAAACATATTTCTTGATTTCTGTCATTCATGTTGTTTTACCAAATTACTCTAACAATTGATAAAGCACTAAACATTGCATACTTTCAAATTGCTTCTGCTATCATACATATTGATTTAGGAACACTGACTACATACAAACTGCAGTATTAGTTGGTCTTAATTCAGCATTTCTGCATTAAATTACTTTATGACTCAATCATCCTGTGTGCAATATCATACTAACACCGTCATGCAATGTGATTCTCTAACATGGAATGGAGTCTACTCATCGAGTTGTTTTGTATCagcatgtctttctttttttgatgcAATACGTGGTTGCATGCAAACTAATAGTAAATTAATGTGCCTGTTCTGTGGGTGTCCGATCCTGTGGGAACAGCATGTACTCTGCTTTTCCTCTTTAAGCTCTGCccattaatcttttttttttctcaaacctACCTGGACCAGTTTGACAAGACCAGTTTTTTCATGGGAttttttcctcctcagcttTATGGGCTCCCcctggtgtttttgtgttgccACTGCATGAAATGGAAGCGataattattttctcttctttgtttttgtctttctttcctttattttttatttttttgtagctCCAGCCAGATGCCGTTCTCATTTTGTACAACTTCAGTGGCCAATGCAGCGGCGAGGCCTTGATCACCTTCCCCAGTGAGGAGATGGCTAGGCGGGCTGTAGTTGAGCGCTCCAACCATCCTTTCTACGGCCAGCAGGTCCACTTGGTCTTCTGTAACTGACCATTagtcctccatctctctccgtCACCCTCAATTTAACCTCCCACAGAAGAGCTCTGTAGCTCCACGTCTACAGCAACAATTTTTGCTTTCCCATCAGAACAGGTTCCAGTACATCCCAGCACTACATAAAGCGGCTATTGaaactctccctcctccatgCTCTGCCATAATGCTGGCCCTGACACTCCTGAAGCCGCTGGTGGAGTTCAGTATTGTTGCCATGTCAGCTTCACCATCCAGCTCCTTAGGTGAAGCAGTTGAAGTCATTCATGCGGGGCTCATGTTTTTGTGGGTGTTTTGCGTAGCATCACTGTGTATCTGCTCTTACTGTAATAGCTGGTTGTTGAGACGAGATGGTGCGGAGCCTGGAATAGCCCATGTCAGTGGCTCTGCACAGCCACATCTACATGTATATTTATACACTCTATATACAGTGTGTCCCTCATAAAACTGTACAGATGTTCATCCTGAAATGCTTGACGCTGCTTCCACCTTTACAAGCATTCTTCTGCACATGATCTTTTCTGATATTTCTGAAGTTTGACTTTTTACCactacaagatgtttttttttctcctttgtaaTCCTTTGTGTTAGTGCTATGCAAacacagctgtgtgtatgtttatgcacaatgtttattgatttaatggCCTCCAGCAGTGAAGTGGTgccattttaaaaagagaaaaaaagccatAAAGACTTTGACTACTGAAAATAAAGAGTCAATTTGAGATTGTTCTTAAGTGTCATGGAGTAATTTGAACTAGCATTGAGCTGCAGGGACTGTTGGCTAAAGAGCTATATCACAGATGTGCCAcctaattttgtatttttgtcctTCTGTAAAAAGCATTTATGTTTGACGAATGTCATCTGTCCTCAAGCACTACAGATTTACTTTTGCTCTAATCAAAGCATTAAGGAACAGAGCATCTTTAACAGAGTAGCCTAATGAATTGATTCTATTTTTACCTATCCTATTTCCTTAAGAATTTGAGattttgttaataaatgtaaaagaCCTGAGGCATGTCCTGATGCCTTTTGTAATTATCGACCTCAACTACTGTATCTTCTGTTCTTATTTCCAGACTCTTTATAGTGGTCAGTCTGTAGCATGCTTTGATTTCTGCTTTTGAACAGAGTACTATGTAAAGCTTTTCCTGTGACAGGCCTGCTGACAGCTGGCTGAATTTTTTTCGTAATAACTGTGCCTACACTACCCAGAGTGCAATACTGGCCCAAATAAGGCTAGGTCAACCTGTGGTGGCAGAGGagatattgtttttgtttaaaactGGTATGAATTTAGAAAAATGTGTATGactgtaaacaataaaaatattgacGATGAGTCGTGTTTCATTTGGTGTCATTCAAAGTGACTTAATGTAATGTGAATTTAAACATTGTGATTTGTCTGTCATCAACTGCCCTGATGAGGGGTCCAACATCCCTGGTTCACATCTGGCTGAGAAGTTATGTTGTATGTCATGCCCCCATTTTCTGCCAGCTCTCTACTGTCATTGAATAAGGGCATCCAATATGAATCATAACTTATTAGGAGGTGAATTTTACACCCACACATACAATGAAAGGCATATTGTCAGTGAACACAATCCCAAAATGTCTGCATCTCTTCCAAAGCATCCTTGTATTAATTTACGAAGAGTTGGTCTAACGTTGATGCATCCGCTTTACATGGAACAAAAAGCTATCATCTATAACTACAGGTATTTTCTGAAGTCAGCAGTATGACCATGTCAAGTAATATTCAGAAGGTTGTCTCTTTTTCAAGCTTAATTTGATCCAAAACATCCTATTTGCCTAATTTCATAATTTGCTTACACAATTACTGCCAATTGTGCTGTAtcatatacaattaaaatattatcAAAGTGCAATGTCTTTACCGAAGTGGTGATGATCAGACAGAGACATAGCACAGCAGATAGTTGATTAAAGATCTTGGTAAGGTCAGTTCTCAGAGAGAAGTATtagttgagaaaaaaaacaatacagcagTATGCATTGCtgtatatttagttttattgctaccactagggggcataaaatgataaattgtCAAATTCCTCAGTTTAAtggctttatttaaaaaaaaaatatatatatatattaatgtcaAAAAAGCCACATTTGCAGAAACTGATCAAATCTGAACTCCACCTTTGATTGACCTGACCAGTACGCCCTATACATAAGAATACAGAAGTTTGTGAAAGAATGTGTGGATATTTACACTACATTGTGTTTATGTTAGTCTATTATTTTACCTTCTCAATAAAATTGATATGATGGTGTATGACTGAGCGTTTGAGTGGATGGTTGAACATATTTGGGAGAATAAAAAAGTGTGATGGTAAAGTTGGGAAAGAAACAGCAGATTTTACTAACATGGAAATAAGTGACACAAAGCCATGGTtgaattttctgttttattgatATACACTACTTTAGAGCCTACGGTATGATGCAAGGTATTCCCTTTGAATAATTTCAAAAAGCACTGCAGTcttaaaaattacaaaaaattttaacatacaaaatatacaagaaATGACAATACAAGGCTCGGTAAACATCAGCTAAACCTGTATTTcccttttattttacaaaacatttcatataatatatatctatatctatatttatatagatatagatatataaatatattcaacacTCATACATGTCCCCAACCTCCTTTAGGAATGACATCCATTTCAAAGTATCAAAAATAGAGTTGTACAGTCTCTGTTGCTTTACCATAATGTAAAATGGGAACATATTGTTCGGTCTTTGGTTGTGACTGAAGAAGACGGCAGCCAGAGTTTACTGTGAAtgctggttttgtttttttgtttttttgttgactCAAGTCTTTCAAGCTGCAGAACCAGCTTTATATTCAAATAGCCATCTCCCTTCTCGCACCCAACCTTCAATGTC encodes:
- the esrp2 gene encoding epithelial splicing regulatory protein 2 isoform X3, whose product is MASHSDTLVVFFGATAGANGGKLGSDEREIILLVWQIVDLHEKKVGKLHRCLVKPDTLELTDQCKEETGLTLDDLIKAEPLDKALQQFQQTVSSEVKCLGRSSYMLCVNSPLIIRQALHPEASKKNLVLPECFFSFMDMTKDFHKCCPNAGPVQKLTLPSMLEFVGLPAESEQLMGVKEVRSMVQLTLCILAEPHNHTFSCVETVKYKFDSGTCSKTEPVDSETVIRARGLPWQSSDQDIARFFKGLNIAKGGVALCLNAQGRRNGEALVRFINSEHRDLALERHKHHMGSRYIEVYKATGEEFLKIAGGTSNEVAQFLSKENQVIVRMRGLPFTATHQEVLAFLGPESPVTDGAEGLLFVKYPDGRPTGDAFVLFSCEEYAQNALKRHKQILGKRYIELFRSTAAEVQQVLNRYMSTPLISTLPPSPIVPVPVLASPSFLSSASSTRDCVRLRGLPYTAGIEDILEFMGEHTVDIKPHGVHMVLNQQGRPSGDAFIQMKSPDRAFMVSQKCHKKTMKDRYVEVFQCSTEEMSIVLMGGTLNRSGLSPPPCKLPCLSPPTAYTAFPTPPALLSEAALYQPPLLAAPRPHQTTTHSPAHALAYYPPQPHLYMNMNMNYTAYYPSPPVSPSTVSYFAAPPGAVAAAVAAQPHPAAAASPVLPQPGALVRMQGLPYNTGVKDILSFFQGYQYAPDEYSGVVQMNEQARSLIQPKEWLCL
- the esrp2 gene encoding epithelial splicing regulatory protein 2 isoform X1, producing the protein MASHSDTLVVFFGATAGANGGKLGSDEREIILLVWQIVDLHEKKVGKLHRCLVKPDTLELTDQCKEETGLTLDDLIKAEPLDKALQQFQQTVSSEVKCLGRSSYMLCVNSPLIIRQALHPEASKKNLVLPECFFSFMDMTKDFHKCCPNAGPVQKLTLPSMLEFVGLPAESEQLMGVKEVRSMVQLTLCILAEPHNHTFSCVETVKYKFDSGTCSKTEPVDSETVIRARGLPWQSSDQDIARFFKGLNIAKGGVALCLNAQGRRNGEALVRFINSEHRDLALERHKHHMGSRYIEVYKATGEEFLKIAGGTSNEVAQFLSKENQVIVRMRGLPFTATHQEVLAFLGPESPVTDGAEGLLFVKYPDGRPTGDAFVLFSCEEYAQNALKRHKQILGKRYIELFRSTAAEVQQVLNRYMSTPLISTLPPSPIVPVPVLASPSFLSSASSTRDCVRLRGLPYTAGIEDILEFMGEHTVDIKPHGVHMVLNQQGRPSGDAFIQMKSPDRAFMVSQKCHKKTMKDRYVEVFQCSTEEMSIVLMGGTLNRSGLSPPPCKLPCLSPPTAYTAFPTPPALLSEAALYQPPLLAAPRPHQTTTHSPAHALAYYPPQPHLYMNMNMNYTAYYPSPPVSPSTVSYFAAPPGAVAAAVAAQPHPAAAASPVLPQPGALVRMQGLPYNTGVKDILSFFQGYQVSTSEDLEDAMYQLIDVCRDEAVTQSLYITHLIM
- the esrp2 gene encoding epithelial splicing regulatory protein 2 isoform X5 codes for the protein MASHSDTLVVFFGATAGANGGKLGSDEREIILLVWQIVDLHEKKVGKLHRCLVKPDTLELTDQCKEETGLTLDDLIKAEPLDKALQQFQQTVSSEVKCLGRSSYMLCVNSPLIIRQALHPEASKKNLVLPECFFSFMDMTKDFHKCCPNAGPVQKLTLPSMLEFVGLPAESEQLMGVKEVRSMVQLTLCILAEPHNHTFSCVETVKYKFDSGTCSKTEPVDSETVIRARGLPWQSSDQDIARFFKGLNIAKGGVALCLNAQGRRNGEALVRFINSEHRDLALERHKHHMGSRYIEVYKATGEEFLKIAGGTSNEVAQFLSKENQVIVRMRGLPFTATHQEVLAFLGPESPVTDGAEGLLFVKYPDGRPTGDAFVLFSCEEYAQNALKRHKQILGKRYIELFRSTAAEVQQVLNRYMSTPLISTLPPSPIVPVPVLASPSFLSSASSTRDCVRLRGLPYTAGIEDILEFMGEHTVDIKPHGVHMVLNQQGRPSGDAFIQMKSPDRAFMVSQKCHKKTMKDRYVEVFQCSTEEMSIVLMGGTLNRSGLSPPPCKLPCLSPPTAYTAFPTPPALLSEAALYQPPLLAAPRPHQTTTHSPAHALAYYPPQPHLYMNMNMNYTAYYPSPPVSPSTVSYFAAPPGAVAAAVAAQPHPAAAASPVLPQPGALVRMQGLPYNTGVKDILSFFQGYQLQPDAVLILYNFSGQCSGEALITFPSEEMARRAVVERSNHPFYGQQVHLVFCN
- the esrp2 gene encoding epithelial splicing regulatory protein 2 isoform X4, whose product is MLCVNSPLIIRQALHPEASKKNLVLPECFFSFMDMTKDFHKCCPNAGPVQKLTLPSMLEFVGLPAESEQLMGVKEVRSMVQLTLCILAEPHNHTFSCVETVKYKFDSGTCSKTEPVDSETVIRARGLPWQSSDQDIARFFKGLNIAKGGVALCLNAQGRRNGEALVRFINSEHRDLALERHKHHMGSRYIEVYKATGEEFLKIAGGTSNEVAQFLSKENQVIVRMRGLPFTATHQEVLAFLGPESPVTDGAEGLLFVKYPDGRPTGDAFVLFSCEEYAQNALKRHKQILGKRYIELFRSTAAEVQQVLNRYMSTPLISTLPPSPIVPVPVLASPSFLSSASSTRDCVRLRGLPYTAGIEDILEFMGEHTVDIKPHGVHMVLNQQGRPSGDAFIQMKSPDRAFMVSQKCHKKTMKDRYVEVFQCSTEEMSIVLMGGTLNRSGLSPPPCKLPCLSPPTAYTAFPTPPALLSEAALYQPPLLAAPRPHQTTTHSPAHALAYYPPQPHLYMNMNMNYTAYYPSPPVSPSTVSYFAAPPGAVAAAVAAQPHPAAAASPVLPQPGALVRMQGLPYNTGVKDILSFFQGYQVSTSEDLEDAMYQLIDVCRDEAVTQSLYITHLIM